The following nucleotide sequence is from Pectinophora gossypiella chromosome 17, ilPecGoss1.1, whole genome shotgun sequence.
GaaaacaatataggtaataaaaactaagattaaaaattattagatcaagaaaaacaaactaaaatcataaaaaaaggattatcCTGCGcctacataaaattataatataacataataaatacgatCCAGAATTGTTATTTTGGTTTTTGAAACTAATTTTAGAAGGTTCATAgctcttataataataataattaattcataGAAGAGACTATTAGACACACAATAAATATTGTAACATACAATAAAGCACTTAGGGTAAAGAaccttttaaaaaacaaaaagtatatacatattgttCTTGCTTAAAgctaatatgtaaaaataaataaataaagtaaaattaaattcataccGACAAACATACCCCACcttacattagtattatatcaaattaaaaagtaaaaaatattttttgtctatgacaattCTGTGACAAGCTCTCGTAAATAAAACAACGCAACGTGATAACAAGTGGTTTAATTTCCGAAATACACTGTAATTCGTGCAAGAAACACCATCAACCCAACATATGGTCGATATCGAACCGGATTATGAAGAAATATACAATCAGTTTGTGCGAACAAAACGGATTACAAAAGAAATACAGAACACGCGCCCGGCACCAAAAGTGAGGTTATGAAAAATTTGTTTACGAAAgtgaaataacaatatttacgaCAATTGGAAGAAATAAACTACAAAAATGAGTTATACTAGTGAAGAACTATTAGCAATGTTAGAAGAAAAAGCGGAAATGTTAGTGAAAACGCAAGTTAACTTGAAAAAATGTCCGAAGCAAAGACTGACGAAAGGTTACATAGAAGTTCGAATTAAATCCATTGAAGAAGACTGGCAAGCTTTCAAATCACTACATCAGTCCCTAATCAAATGTACATCAAAGGAAAAAAGGGCAAATATAACCTATTTTGTGAATGATGACTATTATCAATATGAAGAACTGTATTTAACATTATCAGGTGATTTAAGAGACATGCTTGAAACTAAAGTAAAAAACCCATCTGTAGAGCCCGAATTCACATCAGTGCCACGTGTCAATCTGCCAAGTATTCAACTTCCTACATTTTTAGGCCGCTATGAAGAATGGACAACTTTCAATGACTTATTTACATCACTAGTTCATAACAACACTTCACTTTCTAAAGTACAAAAATTACACTATTTGAAGACAAGTGTGGGTGGCGAAGCTGAGGTCCTACTGAGACACATTCCTGTAACGGAAGCCAACTATGAGAATGCATGGGAAATATTACAACAAAGGTATGGAAACAAAAGATTGATAATCAATTCTGTGTTAAAACGACTATTTGGACAGAAAAAAATTACAACACCTACCGCAAATTGGATAAAAAACCTATTAGATACAACGACAGAGTGCTTAAACAACTtagaaaatctaaaaatatgtatagacaAGTGGGATCTAGTAATAATCTATATAGTAGTACAGAAATTGGATGAAAACACACACAAAGCATGGGAAGATTTTGCATATACTACAAATAAAGATGAGTTACCTACCTGGGACCAATTGAAGAACTTTTTAGAGGCAAAATTCCGCACACTTGAATTAGTCACGCCCATTATGTCATGCACAAGAGAGAACAAAGCACCTGTAAAATCATTCCATGTGTCATCTGCAACCTCTGAGAGAACCTGTATCAGCTGTAACGGAAATCACACGTTGTGTCATTGTCCAGAATTCACCAAGCTAAGTCCTATGGAAAGGAGCGAGTTTGCCAAGAACAAAAGCTTATGCTACAATTGTCTGATCCCTGGGCATCCTGCAAACAAATGTAGACTACGAGTTTCATGTAGAGTATGCAATAGACGTCACCACTCGTTGCTACATcaaaataagaatataaatCAGTCAGACAATACGCAAACTCATCACAGTCAAATCGAAGGAGAAGTAGTAGAAGACCCTATTGAAGAGAACAATTCATCACCTGCATTTCAATCAtatatggcaatgaagaagtCCACTGCACTGTTAGCTACAGCATTGATACCTGTGAAGGATAAGAATGGACAAACATTGATATTGCGGGCACTAATAGACCAAGGGTCACAAGCAAACTTTATAAGTGAAAGAGCCACACAACTTTTGAAGATTAAGAAGAAACCAACAAGTGGAACAGTATCTGGAGTGGGATCTACACAGACAGCAATACATCATGTAGTAGAAATACAATTGTTGTCACAATATGAAGAAGAATTCCAACTCACTCTAAAAGCTTATGTCATGCCTACACATTTATGTTCACAGCTACCATCCAAATCGTTGGTGAACTTGCCGCACGCCTGGCCACATATTCAACCGCTCACTTTGGCCGACCCGACCTTCAATCAACCTGGTCGAGTAGATGTCCTGCTAGGTGTAGAAGTATATGCTCAAATATTGAAGAACAATATCATCAGAGGTCCTCCTGGCTCACCATGCGCTCAAGAAACAAGCCTTGGATGGATACTTTTTGGTAATATACAGAGCGACACTTCAAATGAACCAATTATGGTAATGCATCACCAGATAGATTTCGACGACATTCTATACAAATTATGGGAAGTAGAGGCTGATGATAGAAACAAATacacaaaagaagaagaaacatgtcaaacaaaatatcaagaaacagtAAGAAGGAATCAAGAAGGAAGATACATTGTGAAACTACCTTTTAAAACAGAACCACCGAAAAGTACAGAAGGGAAAACAAGAGAAATAGCAAGGAAAAGACTAAATCAAATGGAGAAACGACTAGAAAGGAATAAAGAGCTGCAAACAGAATACAACAAAGTCATGAAAGAATACATAGAACTGAATCACATGGAGCTAGTACCGAAAGAGGAAATAGAAAAACCATCTGTTTACCTACCACATCACGCAGTCGTGCGAGAAGCAAGTGACACGACGAAGGTCCGTGTTGTCTTCAATGCCTCTTCACCAGACATAAACAACATCTGTCTCAATGATGAAATGTTAGTTGGACCTCAACTA
It contains:
- the LOC126374617 gene encoding uncharacterized protein LOC126374617, coding for MSYTSEELLAMLEEKAEMLVKTQVNLKKCPKQRLTKGYIEVRIKSIEEDWQAFKSLHQSLIKCDLRDMLETKVKNPSVEPEFTSVPRVNLPSIQLPTFLGRYEEWTTFNDLFTSLVHNNTSLSKVQKLHYLKTSVGGEAEVLLRHIPVTEANYENAWEILQQSQIEGEVVEDPIEENNSSPAFQSYMAMKKSTALLATALIPVKDKNGQTLILRALIDQGSQANFISERATQLLKIKKKPTSGTVSGVGSTQTAIHHVVEIQLLSQYEEEFQLTLKAYVMPTHLCSQLPSKSLVNLPHAWPHIQPLTLADPTFNQPGRVDVLLGVEVYAQILKNNIIRGPPGSPCAQETSLGWILFGNIQSDTSNEPIMVMHHQIDFDDILYKLWEVEADDRNKYTKEEETCQTKYQETVRRNQEGRYIVKLPFKTEPPKSTEGKTREIARKRLNQMEKRLERNKELQTEYNKVMKEYIELNHMELVPKEEIEKPSVYLPHHAVVREASDTTKVRVVFNASSPDINNICLNDEMLVGPQLQEDMRSIVMRWRLRKIAFVSDVEKMYRQILVTKEDTDYQRILWRDDPEEQTKDKRLLRVTFGTASAPYLAVRTLQQVAEDEGEEHPEAKNIIQRDFFMDDLISGQDTVEEALQVARDITTILKKGGFKLQKWSCNNAQFLKEFSPEEISTHIKMDMNLGGTVKTLGLSWNLGEDVLQYNMNLPQPQKIITKRSILAEMQHYFDPLGWLAPGILPAKLLLQKLWLKKVTWDEKVEPEIEKEWLEIRQNFEDLKVIKIDRWLQTTKDNLPEATIHGFCDASMKAYGAAAYLRVIDENGVYKTQLIAARCRVAPIKPVSLPRLELCGAVLLSKLLNQISEATRIPTSQIFAWTDSTIVLSWLKGDPGRWQTFVRNRVVTILDNIGEKWFHVQSHDNPADIASRGMLLKDLKKEKLWWQGPEWLKQGNIEMHQLEDTDSGSLKRTLSLKLMPLTTPLQALASRWQLMHPPRHWMTSYVA